One segment of Chryseobacterium viscerum DNA contains the following:
- a CDS encoding DUF434 domain-containing protein: protein MNNRNRGKNTGDDTLFGSEKQIGKLKLAVEDMRYLLTREYPEKAASELVGNRYRLKTRQIQALRGASASDLQLYNRRLKHVETLDLKGKTVYLDGFNVLILLESLLSEAYIFEGLDGCIRDLSGVHGTYKRVNQTLRAIELVAAFYQKNQIQKLVWIFDKPVSNSGRIKQIILEFAEQQQLNWEADLQFNPDKFLAESSEIIISSDAWILDHCKEWFNLIGYLIREEKLPVNVIKML from the coding sequence ATGAATAACAGAAACCGCGGAAAAAATACAGGAGATGACACTCTGTTTGGTTCAGAGAAGCAGATCGGCAAGCTGAAACTGGCTGTTGAGGACATGCGGTATCTTTTAACCAGAGAATATCCGGAAAAAGCAGCTTCTGAACTTGTTGGAAACAGATATAGATTGAAAACCCGTCAGATACAAGCTTTGCGAGGGGCGTCTGCATCAGATTTACAACTTTACAATAGACGGTTGAAACACGTGGAAACCTTAGATTTAAAAGGAAAAACAGTTTATCTCGATGGCTTTAATGTCCTTATCCTGTTGGAAAGTCTGCTTTCTGAAGCTTATATATTTGAAGGATTGGATGGCTGTATCCGGGACCTTTCCGGAGTTCATGGAACGTATAAAAGAGTAAATCAGACTTTAAGAGCGATAGAACTGGTTGCTGCCTTTTATCAGAAAAATCAGATTCAGAAGCTTGTCTGGATCTTTGACAAACCGGTTTCCAACAGTGGACGAATTAAACAGATTATTCTTGAATTTGCGGAGCAGCAACAGCTCAATTGGGAAGCTGATCTGCAGTTTAATCCGGATAAGTTTTTAGCGGAAAGTTCAGAGATTATTATTTCTTCTGATGCCTGGATTCTGGATCACTGTAAAGAATGGTTTAATCTGATCGGCTATTTGATCAGAGAAGAAAAGCTTCCTGTTAATGTGATTAAAATGCTGTAA
- a CDS encoding DUF4822 domain-containing protein, with translation MNTLKKLCYLSASMLLSASFVACSSDDNEIIIEQQTPSQVLSSTPWETTGAKDKSGNNVALTDASVAGYVGFAYFKADGKFAIYSLTDVLRSMGTWSVDAQGKTRTIAALNPDGTTIFTRDVEILVLNRNEFTYRIRPNSSDPSVYYDIIHMRTSHAEPTNGQLTLASTPWETTSAKDKSGNNVALTDASVAGYVGYSYFKANGTFKIFGLNDVLRSEGTWSISPDGKKRTLTTPTFTRVVDILLLNETTFTYRITPDAANPAVFYDIIHTKVNHKEPL, from the coding sequence ATGAATACACTGAAAAAATTATGTTATCTGTCTGCATCCATGCTGTTATCAGCATCTTTCGTTGCATGTTCAAGCGATGACAATGAAATTATTATTGAACAGCAGACTCCCTCACAGGTACTATCTTCCACTCCATGGGAAACAACCGGAGCCAAGGATAAAAGTGGAAATAATGTAGCACTTACAGATGCCAGTGTGGCTGGATATGTAGGTTTTGCATATTTCAAAGCAGATGGGAAATTTGCTATTTACAGTCTTACGGATGTGCTGAGATCTATGGGAACATGGTCTGTAGATGCACAGGGAAAAACAAGAACTATAGCCGCATTGAACCCGGATGGAACAACTATTTTCACCCGTGATGTTGAAATTCTTGTTTTAAACAGAAATGAATTTACGTACAGAATCCGTCCTAACTCCAGTGATCCGTCAGTTTATTATGACATCATCCATATGAGAACTTCTCATGCAGAACCAACTAATGGACAGCTTACACTAGCTTCTACGCCATGGGAAACTACCAGTGCTAAGGATAAAAGTGGAAATAATGTGGCACTTACAGATGCCAGTGTGGCCGGATATGTAGGATATTCTTACTTCAAAGCTAACGGAACTTTTAAAATTTTCGGATTAAATGATGTATTGAGATCTGAAGGTACATGGTCGATTTCTCCGGATGGAAAGAAGAGAACACTTACCACGCCTACTTTTACCCGTGTTGTGGATATTCTGCTTCTGAACGAAACAACATTCACCTACAGAATTACTCCTGATGCGGCAAACCCAGCTGTATTTTACGACATTATTCATACGAAGGTAAACCATAAAGAGCCTTTGTAG
- a CDS encoding MBL fold metallo-hydrolase, with product MKNLKKQLGQFPDEKRKEYFNTLPNYLNGRFQNILTTPALLEGESMTKVLFHTLCKVENTSPKTALPFIVTDLKNLQPEENVLVWFGHSSYFIQVDGKKFLIDPVFSGNASPMPGSIKAFQGADYYKPEHMPEIDFLLISHDHWDHLDYKTVQELKDKVGKVICGLGTGQHFEYWGWNFDKIIEKNWWESIDIAEGFRITLTPARHFSGRLLNRNISLWTSFVLKTPTKKLFLGGDSGYGNHFTEIGDQYGPFDLAIMENGQYNEKWPYIHTLPDQLITEIKELKAKNFIPVHNSKFKLAQHAWYEPLTLASKHAEENNVPITLPMIGEKVDLDQLGTITWKKWWEEYM from the coding sequence ATGAAAAATTTAAAAAAACAGCTCGGGCAGTTTCCCGACGAAAAAAGAAAAGAATATTTCAATACACTTCCCAATTATCTCAATGGGAGATTTCAGAATATATTGACAACACCTGCTTTACTGGAAGGGGAAAGTATGACCAAGGTTCTTTTCCACACCTTATGCAAAGTAGAAAATACTTCACCAAAAACAGCACTTCCATTTATCGTAACAGATCTGAAGAACCTTCAGCCCGAAGAAAATGTTTTGGTATGGTTCGGGCACAGTTCCTATTTTATACAGGTAGATGGTAAAAAATTTCTGATAGATCCCGTTTTCAGCGGAAATGCTTCTCCGATGCCGGGTTCCATCAAAGCTTTTCAGGGCGCCGATTATTATAAACCGGAACATATGCCGGAAATAGACTTTCTGCTCATCTCGCATGACCACTGGGATCATCTCGATTATAAAACCGTTCAGGAATTAAAAGATAAAGTAGGAAAAGTCATTTGTGGTTTGGGTACAGGCCAGCATTTTGAATACTGGGGCTGGAACTTTGACAAAATCATCGAAAAAAACTGGTGGGAAAGCATAGACATTGCAGAAGGTTTCAGAATCACACTTACTCCTGCAAGACACTTTTCAGGAAGATTGCTGAACCGTAATATCTCACTATGGACTTCATTTGTTTTAAAAACACCTACGAAAAAACTATTTCTGGGTGGTGACAGCGGTTATGGAAATCATTTCACAGAAATTGGAGATCAATACGGACCGTTTGATCTGGCCATCATGGAAAACGGACAGTATAACGAAAAGTGGCCATATATTCACACTTTGCCGGATCAGCTTATCACAGAAATTAAAGAATTGAAAGCCAAAAATTTTATCCCCGTACATAATTCTAAATTCAAGCTGGCACAGCATGCATGGTATGAACCTTTAACCCTTGCATCAAAACATGCAGAAGAAAACAATGTACCGATTACTCTTCCAATGATAGGAGAAAAAGTAGATCTCGATCAGTTGGGAACCATAACCTGGAAAAAATGGTGGGAAGAATATATGTAA
- a CDS encoding Na+/H+ antiporter: protein MVENFIYYLGLVLVIIGAIMLANRLKVAYPIILVVAGLLISFIPGLPVLKIDPELIFIIFLPPLLYEAAFAVSWKEIWKMRRIITSFAFIVVFLTAISVAVVANSYIPGFSLALGFVLGGIVSPPDAVSAGAILKFVKVPKNLSTVLEGESLFNDASSLIIFRFAMVAVATGQFIWQDAASSFGWMVFGGLGIGVVLAFVFLKIEKIFPTDVNMDAILSLVAPYVMYIAAEEVHASGVLAVVSGGLFLSVRRHEIFRTSQSRLRGSNVWESFVFLINGIVFLLIGLDLPEIMVGLNKEGISLSDAVGYGVLITAVLILVRFLSSFGAVFVTLIMRNFINVADRNPGMKAPILMGWTGMRGVVSLAAALSIPVVMENGQPFPHRDLILFITFIVILATLIIQGLTLPALIKKLNVSDVGGGYMSEEESEHFLRREMRRVAFRHLDENYKERRSENEYFSKLMDRWEQEDKEDSIHKLSDEAKAIYFETIEQQRIWLREENRRNPNIDEEYIRHYLTRLDLEEERLRM from the coding sequence ATGGTGGAAAATTTTATTTATTATCTGGGACTGGTCCTTGTCATTATCGGGGCCATTATGCTGGCTAACCGCTTGAAAGTAGCCTATCCTATCATACTGGTTGTTGCAGGACTTCTTATCAGTTTTATTCCCGGATTGCCGGTGTTAAAAATTGACCCTGAACTGATCTTTATTATTTTCCTGCCTCCGCTTTTATATGAAGCTGCTTTTGCCGTTTCATGGAAGGAAATATGGAAAATGAGAAGGATCATTACCAGCTTCGCTTTCATTGTGGTTTTTCTTACTGCAATATCAGTAGCGGTGGTAGCTAATTCATATATTCCCGGATTTTCACTGGCGTTAGGTTTTGTGTTGGGAGGAATAGTGTCACCGCCGGATGCGGTAAGTGCAGGGGCTATTTTAAAATTTGTAAAAGTTCCTAAAAATCTGTCTACCGTTCTGGAAGGGGAAAGCTTATTCAATGATGCCTCCTCGCTGATCATTTTCAGATTTGCAATGGTGGCAGTGGCTACAGGACAGTTTATATGGCAGGATGCAGCCTCTAGTTTTGGATGGATGGTTTTTGGAGGCCTGGGAATTGGAGTTGTACTGGCTTTTGTATTCCTTAAAATTGAAAAAATATTTCCTACTGATGTCAATATGGATGCCATCCTTAGCCTGGTTGCTCCTTATGTGATGTATATTGCAGCAGAAGAAGTTCATGCTTCGGGAGTATTGGCTGTGGTGAGCGGAGGGTTGTTCCTTTCCGTAAGAAGACATGAGATTTTCAGAACTTCACAATCAAGATTAAGAGGTTCCAATGTCTGGGAAAGTTTTGTATTTCTGATCAATGGAATTGTGTTCTTACTCATCGGATTGGATCTGCCGGAAATTATGGTAGGTTTAAACAAAGAAGGAATAAGTCTATCCGATGCTGTTGGTTACGGAGTATTGATTACAGCAGTACTGATTCTCGTGCGTTTTCTGTCATCTTTTGGTGCAGTTTTTGTGACTCTGATTATGCGGAATTTTATTAATGTGGCAGACAGAAATCCGGGAATGAAAGCTCCAATACTGATGGGCTGGACGGGAATGCGCGGGGTTGTTTCTCTTGCGGCAGCGTTATCTATTCCTGTAGTGATGGAAAACGGGCAGCCTTTCCCACATCGTGATCTCATACTTTTCATTACCTTCATTGTGATTCTTGCTACTTTAATTATTCAGGGGCTTACATTACCTGCTCTGATCAAAAAACTCAATGTATCTGACGTAGGAGGTGGATATATGTCCGAAGAAGAATCTGAACATTTTCTGAGAAGAGAAATGCGGCGGGTAGCTTTCAGACATCTGGATGAAAATTATAAAGAAAGAAGAAGCGAAAATGAATATTTTAGCAAACTGATGGACCGCTGGGAACAGGAAGATAAAGAAGACTCTATTCATAAGCTGTCTGATGAAGCGAAAGCAATCTATTTTGAAACCATCGAGCAGCAAAGAATCTGGCTTCGGGAAGAAAACAGACGCAACCCGAATATTGACGAAGAATATATAAGACATTATTTAACAAGGCTGGATCTGGAAGAAGAAAGGCTCAGAATGTAA
- a CDS encoding alkaline phosphatase D family protein has protein sequence MMENNNQFNRRRFLKNSLLAAGGIFIAPLIESCSDDFTENGNAPDDLKNGGFESGVASFDPSAAGIIIWTRYSKGTDAEITWEISKNSNFSEVVRRGQVNATAVNDFTVAVDVQNISSNTKYYYRFYNSKTKEVSVTGETLTLPSKSDAVNEVKMAVVSCSNFPAGLFNVYGAIAKSEADVVVHLGDYIYEYAPGQYGTNPYTNQLGRAHLPAKEILNLSDYRERYRQYRGDKNLQLLHQKKPFICVWDDHEFANDTYKTGAENHQPNEGDFQVRKMAAFQAYSEYIPLKTGKDMRIYRSFSFGNILSLYMMDTRVIARDKQMEYSDYLDSTGNFNQVQFKTDFLSTSRKLIGSEQLSWLSSQINGDTAKWKVLGQQILMTKMMVPAELLMLLNQILVEIKQHGSAQPATMQALQNTITQLIILKTRYQQQDPTLTPQEIARITTTLPYNLDAWDGYFMEREQLYSVLAGKNVVVLAGDTHNAWLGKLTDAQGKFIGTELACSSVSSPGLEGYLGITSDPAKAIELAQAFSLLIDDLDYANLYKRGYLHVKFTTGSSVAEWRFVDNVISDTYNTTTEKTYTIS, from the coding sequence ATGATGGAAAACAACAACCAATTCAACAGAAGAAGATTTCTTAAAAATTCATTATTGGCAGCCGGAGGGATTTTCATTGCTCCCTTAATCGAAAGCTGCAGCGATGATTTCACTGAAAACGGAAATGCTCCTGACGATCTTAAAAACGGAGGATTTGAATCCGGCGTGGCGAGTTTTGATCCAAGTGCAGCAGGAATCATTATCTGGACAAGATATTCCAAAGGAACTGATGCAGAAATTACATGGGAGATCAGTAAAAACAGCAACTTTTCAGAAGTCGTAAGAAGAGGACAGGTTAATGCAACGGCAGTGAATGATTTCACGGTAGCGGTAGATGTACAGAATATCTCTTCCAACACAAAGTATTACTACAGATTCTATAACAGCAAAACCAAGGAAGTGAGTGTGACAGGAGAAACCCTTACTTTACCTTCAAAATCAGATGCTGTAAACGAAGTAAAGATGGCGGTGGTATCCTGTTCCAACTTTCCAGCAGGACTTTTTAATGTCTATGGAGCGATTGCAAAATCTGAAGCTGACGTAGTAGTACACCTTGGGGATTATATTTATGAATATGCTCCGGGGCAATATGGAACAAATCCTTATACCAATCAATTGGGAAGAGCCCATCTGCCGGCTAAGGAAATTCTTAATCTCAGCGATTACAGAGAACGTTACAGACAGTACAGAGGTGATAAAAACCTTCAGCTTCTTCATCAGAAAAAACCATTCATCTGTGTTTGGGATGATCATGAGTTTGCCAATGATACCTATAAAACCGGAGCCGAAAATCATCAGCCCAATGAAGGTGATTTCCAGGTAAGAAAAATGGCCGCCTTCCAGGCATACAGCGAGTATATTCCTCTTAAAACAGGGAAGGATATGAGAATTTACAGAAGCTTCAGCTTCGGAAATATACTTTCCCTTTATATGATGGATACAAGGGTGATTGCAAGAGATAAACAAATGGAATACTCCGATTATCTTGATAGTACAGGAAACTTCAATCAGGTACAGTTTAAAACAGACTTCCTGAGTACCAGCAGAAAACTGATCGGAAGCGAGCAGTTGTCATGGCTGAGTTCTCAGATCAACGGGGATACGGCAAAATGGAAAGTACTTGGACAGCAGATTTTAATGACCAAAATGATGGTTCCTGCAGAACTTCTGATGCTGTTGAACCAGATTTTAGTAGAAATAAAACAGCACGGAAGTGCACAGCCAGCCACCATGCAGGCACTTCAGAATACCATCACACAACTGATTATTCTTAAGACAAGATACCAACAGCAGGATCCTACATTAACGCCGCAGGAAATTGCCAGAATCACAACTACTTTACCTTATAATTTAGATGCCTGGGATGGATATTTCATGGAAAGAGAGCAGCTGTATTCTGTTCTTGCAGGGAAAAACGTAGTCGTATTGGCAGGAGATACCCACAATGCATGGTTAGGAAAACTGACAGATGCCCAAGGAAAATTTATCGGAACCGAACTGGCGTGCAGCTCCGTTTCTTCCCCGGGATTGGAAGGCTACCTGGGAATCACGTCTGATCCTGCAAAAGCCATAGAGCTGGCTCAGGCATTTTCATTACTGATTGATGACCTTGATTATGCCAATCTCTATAAAAGAGGTTATCTGCATGTGAAATTTACTACCGGAAGTTCTGTAGCAGAATGGAGATTTGTAGACAATGTTATCTCCGATACATATAATACAACAACAGAAAAAACCTATACGATTTCATAG
- a CDS encoding helix-turn-helix domain-containing protein, which yields MKQIFLLLFTFLYSLFFTQNKIDSLRLWNYEKLKNKFTIYDEDNKRLEARAVSQYYLTKAKKEKNILEIAEGYNLMHLTEDFPLALKYIDSLAMITKNVKGDIYPARTFIIKGNLYYKYGNLKAALDNYILGLEYSKKQKNVKQIAYANMNIAYLNSYMGRNKEAVKTFRYHLLNSQNITDEYQHDQMRVSLVYCYIKINKIDSAGFFIQEGLNSPFVRKNKYNTNQYLYLSGQLNLATKNYQTAIAELKKAYAYFSGINDNNQNYVLYSLGKCYDELNNKQEAIKYFTEIDSNIKKTEITFPELADVYTFLIDYYRESGDKEKQLYYIDRFLKVDKKLDEQFRYLSTELHQKYDTPNLLQEKEDIIKELKNKKTFLYVSVSILTLILFFLTYFYYKSKKGERKHQKIAQDLIHLIEKRSPETIQHQNGKQIEIYQPVKVESSKTNKTLPEEVVQSILKDLDTFENKLHFLKNGITLTSLAKNIKTNTGYLSEIINNHKGKNFTTYLNDLRIDYALDQLVKDKKFRSYKLPVIAEEIGYNNVQAFSIAFKKKTGTTPSIYIKEIEKSISH from the coding sequence ATGAAACAGATATTTTTACTTTTATTTACCTTCCTTTACAGTCTATTTTTTACTCAAAACAAAATTGATAGTTTAAGACTATGGAATTATGAAAAGTTAAAAAATAAATTTACCATTTATGATGAAGATAATAAGAGATTAGAAGCTAGAGCTGTTTCTCAATATTATCTAACAAAAGCAAAAAAGGAAAAAAATATCCTTGAAATTGCAGAAGGTTATAATCTTATGCATTTAACTGAAGATTTCCCATTGGCGTTAAAGTATATCGATAGTCTGGCCATGATTACAAAAAATGTAAAAGGAGATATATACCCTGCCAGAACATTTATCATAAAAGGAAACCTATATTATAAGTATGGTAACTTAAAAGCTGCCCTTGATAATTATATTTTAGGTTTAGAGTATTCAAAAAAGCAAAAAAATGTAAAGCAGATAGCCTATGCAAATATGAATATTGCCTATTTGAATAGTTATATGGGAAGAAATAAAGAAGCTGTAAAAACTTTTAGATATCATTTATTGAACTCCCAAAATATAACAGATGAATATCAGCATGATCAAATGCGGGTAAGTCTTGTCTACTGCTATATTAAAATAAATAAAATTGATTCTGCCGGTTTTTTCATTCAGGAAGGGCTCAATTCTCCTTTTGTGCGAAAGAATAAATATAATACGAATCAATATTTATATTTATCCGGTCAGCTCAATCTTGCAACTAAAAATTATCAGACCGCTATTGCTGAGCTTAAAAAGGCATATGCTTATTTTTCAGGTATTAATGATAACAATCAAAATTATGTATTATATAGCCTTGGAAAATGTTATGATGAATTAAATAATAAACAGGAGGCGATAAAATATTTCACTGAAATAGATTCCAATATCAAAAAAACGGAGATTACCTTTCCGGAATTAGCAGATGTATATACTTTTCTAATAGATTATTATAGGGAAAGTGGTGATAAAGAAAAACAGCTCTATTATATTGACCGTTTTCTAAAAGTTGACAAAAAACTCGATGAACAATTTCGGTACTTATCAACAGAGTTGCACCAAAAATATGATACCCCAAATCTTCTGCAGGAAAAAGAAGATATAATAAAGGAATTGAAAAATAAAAAAACATTTTTGTATGTTTCTGTCAGTATCTTAACACTAATATTATTCTTTCTTACCTATTTTTATTATAAATCTAAAAAAGGTGAGAGAAAACATCAAAAAATTGCTCAGGATTTAATTCATTTAATTGAAAAAAGAAGTCCAGAAACCATTCAACATCAAAACGGAAAACAAATAGAAATATATCAGCCGGTAAAAGTTGAAAGCAGCAAAACAAATAAAACTCTTCCCGAAGAGGTTGTTCAATCTATTTTAAAGGATTTGGATACTTTTGAAAACAAGCTTCATTTTTTAAAAAATGGTATTACATTAACAAGTCTGGCAAAAAATATAAAAACCAATACTGGCTATCTGTCAGAAATCATTAACAATCATAAAGGTAAAAATTTCACAACCTATCTTAATGATTTACGCATTGATTATGCATTAGATCAACTTGTAAAAGATAAAAAATTCCGTTCATATAAATTACCTGTTATTGCTGAAGAAATAGGTTATAATAACGTACAGGCATTTTCGATTGCGTTTAAGAAAAAGACAGGAACTACTCCGTCTATCTATATTAAAGAGATTGAGAAATCAATTTCACATTAA
- the mce gene encoding methylmalonyl-CoA epimerase — translation MKLEHIGIAVKSLGVSDELFAKLLGKESYKKESVEREGVVTSFYETGESKIELLEASNPESPISKFIDKKGEGIHHLAFGVENIVEEVKRLKKEGFQFISEEPKEGADNKLVVFLHPKSTNGVLVELCQEKQ, via the coding sequence ATGAAGCTAGAACATATTGGTATTGCCGTAAAGTCTTTAGGTGTTTCTGATGAGCTTTTTGCCAAGCTATTAGGAAAAGAATCCTATAAAAAAGAATCTGTGGAAAGGGAAGGGGTGGTAACTTCTTTTTATGAAACAGGAGAAAGTAAAATTGAGCTGCTGGAAGCCAGTAATCCTGAAAGTCCGATCTCAAAATTCATTGATAAAAAGGGGGAAGGCATCCATCATCTGGCATTTGGTGTTGAAAATATCGTGGAAGAAGTGAAAAGACTGAAAAAAGAAGGATTTCAGTTTATCTCCGAAGAACCGAAAGAAGGTGCTGATAATAAATTAGTTGTATTCCTGCATCCAAAGTCTACAAACGGCGTGCTGGTAGAACTTTGCCAAGAAAAGCAATAA
- the rbfA gene encoding 30S ribosome-binding factor RbfA, whose amino-acid sequence MESNRQRKVAQIIQEDFAELFRKQAAESKQSILVSVSDVKVTADLGIAKIYLSIFPQEFRTAVMKEIEENKPQYRNFIGQKMSKQVRIIPQLNFYLDTALDDVEKLERELRGEGDNPVL is encoded by the coding sequence ATGGAAAGTAACAGACAAAGAAAAGTAGCACAGATTATTCAGGAAGACTTCGCAGAGCTTTTCCGCAAACAGGCTGCAGAAAGCAAACAGAGTATTTTAGTATCTGTTTCAGATGTGAAAGTAACTGCTGACTTAGGAATTGCCAAGATCTATTTAAGCATTTTCCCACAGGAATTCCGTACCGCTGTGATGAAGGAGATAGAAGAAAACAAACCTCAGTACAGAAACTTCATCGGGCAGAAAATGTCAAAACAGGTACGTATCATTCCACAGCTTAACTTTTACCTTGACACTGCTCTGGATGATGTTGAAAAACTGGAAAGAGAATTAAGAGGCGAAGGCGACAATCCTGTTTTATAA
- a CDS encoding ABC transporter permease: MKNIAFYIASRYLLAKKGSTAVTFITWLSVGAMTVAVTAMFVIISVFSGLEDLNKDLISNLHADLTLKSTSGKTIKNLDIVNKVLGTHKEVTSFSRVIEEKVYISFNGKGDIAYLRGVDSAYTKVNPINKDVFYGTYPSFKYSNEVLMENSLDNRLSIPVDSSNHYATVFMPKPGTGIINKEEDIYNKRDISVTGVFPGKDQLDNYIISPIELAEELLNLPKKSAYQIVIKLKNPENADAVKQSLLSSLGKNIEIKTKEEENAAFWKMINTEKLFIYLIFALVIFITTFNLAGAIIILQLDKKEQAKSLISLGFPLSHLRMTYFYTGLLIVVSGVITGLILGTALCYFQFYTGFFRANEVLPFPVKIVGKNYLIVALTASLFGITISWFFSKISKEYITKN; encoded by the coding sequence TTGAAGAATATTGCATTTTACATAGCATCCAGATACCTTTTGGCTAAAAAAGGCAGCACCGCGGTTACGTTCATTACGTGGCTGTCTGTGGGTGCCATGACGGTTGCTGTGACTGCAATGTTCGTCATTATTTCTGTTTTTTCAGGCCTTGAGGACCTGAATAAAGACCTTATTTCTAATCTTCATGCAGACCTTACTTTAAAAAGCACTTCCGGAAAAACCATTAAAAATCTGGATATCGTCAATAAAGTATTGGGTACCCATAAAGAAGTTACCAGTTTCTCCCGTGTTATTGAAGAAAAAGTATACATTAGTTTCAACGGAAAAGGAGATATTGCCTATTTAAGAGGTGTTGATTCTGCTTACACCAAAGTAAACCCTATCAATAAAGATGTTTTCTACGGAACTTATCCAAGCTTCAAATATTCCAATGAAGTATTGATGGAAAATAGTCTGGACAACAGGCTTTCAATTCCTGTAGATTCTTCCAACCATTATGCGACAGTCTTTATGCCCAAACCGGGAACAGGGATTATCAATAAAGAAGAAGACATTTATAATAAAAGAGATATTTCGGTAACTGGTGTTTTCCCTGGAAAAGATCAACTGGACAATTATATTATCTCTCCTATAGAGCTTGCGGAAGAATTACTTAACCTTCCCAAAAAGTCAGCTTATCAGATTGTTATTAAACTAAAAAATCCGGAAAATGCAGATGCTGTAAAACAAAGTCTACTTTCTTCTCTCGGAAAAAATATTGAGATCAAAACCAAGGAAGAAGAAAATGCTGCTTTCTGGAAAATGATCAACACTGAAAAACTTTTTATTTACCTGATTTTTGCACTGGTTATCTTTATTACTACCTTTAACCTTGCCGGAGCAATCATTATCCTTCAGCTTGATAAAAAGGAACAGGCAAAATCATTGATATCACTCGGCTTTCCTTTAAGCCATTTGAGGATGACCTATTTCTACACCGGCCTCCTGATTGTTGTTTCCGGAGTGATTACCGGATTGATTCTTGGAACAGCACTGTGTTACTTCCAGTTCTACACAGGATTCTTCAGAGCCAATGAAGTACTGCCGTTCCCGGTAAAAATTGTAGGAAAAAATTATCTTATTGTAGCCCTTACAGCTTCTTTGTTT